The stretch of DNA GGATTTTGGCCATTTcactgaaatattttggtttttggcAGGACTGAAATCCAAAATTCCTAACCTTGGTGACAATGAGACCTTGTGTTCTATATACTAACTCATCCTCTCTGTGAAAATGGTAGTACCTTATAATAAGACAGGATGCAGGAAAATTTATCTTATCATCACTTAATATGAATTTAGCCTTCCATCTAAATAGCTAATGTAAGATTATATTATGGTTGTAACAGGCTCAGATGAAGGTATATATGCTTGGGTTGCTGCAAACTATGCTCTTGGCTCTCTTGGAGGTGATCCTCAGCAAACAATTGGGATAATTGAACTTGGTGGGGCATCTGCTCAGGTTtagttttcctttcttttctttacctttCAATGCTTTTAGTAATTTCATGGGAATTTCAGATTGCTATGTTTGAATGCATAATAATACTACTAAATAATCTTCTTTTTCTCAGATAATATTAGCCTTTGAGTTTTATTCATTAATGGTATATGGACTCAAAGAGGGGCACTacgaaaaaatggaagaaaattttggaTTCCTTTCAATTTATCCGAGATTTTTTTACAATAATATTTGACTACCTTGTGAACCACCAGAGGAGTATTTGTATGACTCTGGATAACCTAGACCACATGTGGGAATAATGGGATTTGCTACCTTACAATTATGTCAAATGTGCACAATCTTACTAAATATAATCTAGGGTTtgtaaaaggaaaacaaagacaatAGAAGGGAAACAAAACGAACGAACTCTACTCTACCATACTAAGCCTTTTTCCGAAGTaaatgggtttgggtttggttaCCTTGACCCTATTTCACCATTCAACTCTGTTGAAAGCTATATCTGTAATCAATGCAGTTTTGATGAGGGTCATTGTTCTCCATGAACACCTGTGCTACTGTGTGTTCATCTTATTGGGAGCAGTTCGGCAAGTTGTGTTTTATATGGGAAAATAAAATGGTACACCGTTTTATTTGGGTTTTAAATGTGTCTAAACTAACGGAGGTCCTGGTCGGATTATGATTAATTGGTggttatcaataaaagcaatgggagagaggggggggggggggaaggctcTGTCAAATGGCTGTTCTCTCTAACCAGCAATAGTCCTAACTCTCTTTTCCTCCATTCTTTTTCTCCTCCCGCTGTTAGTACTGGTTATCTTGTTTTGGTATTATCAATGGTTGTTTTGCTGGCTCTATTATTAGGGACAGAGCTTGCTACGTGTCCccaacagagaaaagaaaagagaatcttTCTGTGAACATAGAAGCTAAAATGATGTCTCTACTATGTGACGAACTGCCTAATTCTTCTGCCCTGATAAATTTGTACCACATATATCTTTTGAGTTATGGTTTTGCATACTCTTCAAACATTCAATAGACGAAATGCAGAATTTCCATTTTAACTAGGTGaaatactttcttttctttttttttttttttttgaattttttttttctcaggtAACATTTGTTTCAAATGAGATGCTGCCTCCTGAGCTCTCACACACACTTAAATTTGGGAAGTTCAAGTACAATCTCTACAGTCACAGCTTGCTTGATTTTGGTCAGGTGATTTCCATTGCAAACTAATAAATGCTTGGTTGTGCTTGCAGTCTATTTTATTCTGAATGCCTGTAACTAGCAATGCAGTGTATTAACGTGGAAAGTACCAATTTTGGCAAAGATGAATTTGCTTCAATGAGTCAAGACGTTAAATGGTCTTCCTGACATCAATTTCTAAAATAATTTGACCTAATGTTTTCTCTAGATTTCCTCTTAGTGCGCAAATTAAGTGTTATAACCCTGGACCAGCCCATCTGGTTGAACCAGTCAACTAGGAACAGGTTACTGAATCACTTAATATTGACGGTTAAAAAAGTGGAACTAGCCCAGTTAACTGACTTTGTTTTGGCctttaggatttaggatgaaATATTAGTTGTAACACACAGATTAACAAGGGTAGaatatagaagaagaaaagaaaaaatgaccaTAAAAAGAGGTTTGTCTTGTTTGTTCTCTTCCTCTGATGGAATTTGTGTTCTCTGTGTTCGGTGGTTTGGGGGTGGTCAGAATGAGGCATTTGGAAATGTAAGAAGCCTTTGGGTGTAGgaaactctttctctctcagcAGCCAGCTTTCGGCATAATAGGAGTTactaactctttttttttttccttggcaGAATGCTGCATATGATTCATTAAAGGAAATGCTAACTTCAAGAAGCCATAAGTTGTGTAAGTGTCCATGCATTTTTTGAATACCCTCGAGCTTATTCATCTCATATTTCAGTAAAGAATTAGTTAATGGGTGATAATTGGATACTTAGGCTTTGTTCTTATGATAAAGCCTAGCGAGATTCAACAACCACAACAGAAATCTTAAAGAAACTAGGTAAACAGCTTGTACGACTGAGGGAGTATTATTCATCAGAGTAATTCCAATTATATGCTTTGGTATCCCACTTATATTTGTGCTGTCTTGCATTGTTCTTTGATATAATGATTTTTACTAAATTTCTCTTCATAGTGTGATGGTATATTGATTATTTCATGTTGCAGAATTCTCAGCTTTTcttccgaaaaaaaaaaaacccatatttaGAAGTTCTGtattattttccaaaatatagATCTTATGTAGTGGGCATTATTGTGTTCATTCTGAAATTCTGTTTTCATTTACTACTTGTATGCAGCTGTAGAATTTGCTTGGAAAGGCATATCTGTAGATCCTTGTACTCCTAGTGGATATTCACATAGCATGGAGTCATGGAACCTTTCCGCTGATGCTCTAGATAGGAAGAAGGATAAATACCTCCGTCCTCTTCATGCTAAGGGAAACTTCTCAGAGTGTAGATCTGCTGCATTAATGTTATTACAGAATGGAAGAGGTTGTGAATTCCCCTGAAGTTTTCACTGTTGTAATAAACATCCATTCTTCACATTACTCagaaagtctttttttttttcctgagtaTGCAGAGAAATGCTCCCACCAGCGTTGCAACCTTGGGTCAATCTTCATACCACCTCTTCAGGGAAAGTTTTTGGCcactgaaaatttcttctacACATCAAAGGTTCTACCATcagttttcttttggttttaattttcttatataGGCTTAAATTAaacttattttgatttatttatttatcagaTCTGATGTTTCCTAAAATTCCTTGTGTCCTGTCAGGATCAGTGTAGCGTTTGTGCTTCGTATGGGACTGCTTATATGATTTCTAAGTCtatatttctgttttttctttttccctgcttGATAGTTCTTTGGCTTGCCCCCAAGGGCTTATCTTTCCGATCTGATGTTGGCTGGAGAAAGATTCTGTGGAGAAGATTGGTCAAAGCTGAAAAACAAGTACAATACTCTTGAGGAGGAGGATTTACAACGGTATTGCTTCTCATCAGCATATATAGTGGCCCTACTACATGACAGTCTTGGAATTGCTTTGAATGATGATAGGTATTATTTCTTATGCTCTTTACCACTTTAGCTCAGAAGGTAAGTGTGGATGATGGCTTCTCTGCAAGCATAATTCATAATATTTAAGAActtattttcctttctctctaaTTCATAGACAAACATTGTGATTCTAATGCATCGATATCTAGTCAGTGTAAGCATCAACCTTTGGTACGCCAAAACGCACAAAGTCCAATGACAATGATAAGAACCTCTCAAGTTTGAGAACCAAAATAAATATTGAAAAGAGTCTTGTTGCTCATACCAATACCGTACCAAATCTATTCAGCTTGGTATTTGGTACCAGTATTCGGTTAGCTATCGGTGCAATACACCATGCCAATACCATACTGGATACCGGCTCGGTATGTATACCCCATATACCGATACTGTACCAAATTTAATTCAGTTTGGGTTGGTACTGGTAATTCGGTATGGTATCGGTTTTAGTATTTGGTACACATTGACGCCCTTAGGTTTGGGCCAAGGGCCCTACCCAATTAATCACTACCACTAGGTTGCATCAAAAGATGAATTGGGAATTTCGAGATTGGGATTTGATGGTAGAGAAGAAAATTCCAATGCTGTCAGAGTTTAACCAGCTGAGTTTCCTTTTGACCTAGAAGCTTGCATTTTCACTGGTTGCCACAGGACTTGGGGAGTGAAAGGTGGGGAAGGATTGTCAGCAGTACTTCTTATTGGCTAGTATAGAATGGAGGTTATATAACCCTGCATTGAAGCCTTCATCCATTCAACATGATTGCATCCCTTACATCTGGTTGTCTCACTTGCCACTGTAGTTGACAATTAAGATGGAGGAGTCTGATATGGGCCATTGACCCCAGTTAAAATGTCATTATTCACCTCAGGGCCTTAGTCCCCCAGCTGTTGGGTTCTAATGCTAGAAGAATCTATCCCAGAGAACATTAGTTCCCTGTTGCTATTCATAAAGTTTGCAATAGCATGCTGTCACAATTTATTTGACTATATATTTTATGAGTGCTCAGTCGTTTTGATTGGAATTACTGACTGCTGAACAGGATTAGTTTTGCAAATGAAGTTGGAGACATCCCTCTCGATTGGGCATTAGGAGCTTTCATCTTGCATAATACAGATGACTCAGATGTGGGACAAACTGGTTGGATTGCCACCATTATTGGTGAGGACTCATCCACCTTACTTTCTCTCTTTGTTGTTGCTGCTATATTGATTGTTACAGTTTGGTTCCTGTCAAAATGGAAGAAACCGCAATTGAAGACAATATACGATCTTGAGAAAGGACGTTACATTATTACACGTGTCAACAGATGAGAgcttcttgagagagagagagaagcaccCCCATATGTGGGTTTTGTAAGTGGGGAGGAAGATAGCTAGTAGTATTGAAGCTTATTATGTTTCTTTACCCCATTTTTGATTGCCCAAAGCAACCCTCTGGAAACATCGGAATCCATGGATCAGCTTGGGTCTTGGGTTATTATGTTGTCTCATACCATAGAGATCGAGGGTTGGGGTTGTCGGTGTAAAAGAATAGATTCCCACTCTAACATCAAAAGTACATTATTGTTCCTCGAAATGCCAGTAGCAGTCTGCAGGTGGAATACAACATTCAGCTTTTTGGGGAGAGGGAGTAGGAAGGCACCAAGTGGATTCTCCCCATAGGACTGGTCACAATGGTCAATTAGGGATCCTGTTCAGCGAGTATTATGTTCCACCTTGATGGGGCTATAAACTTGTGGGAaattttaatgtaaaatagattAGTTTTGGTGAATTTATGAAGCACTATTTCATGGTTTTCGaacaataggagaagagaacTGTGgattatatattaaattttacaCTCACTTTGCCAGTTTACATTTCCTTGTCAAGAGACTCTAAGACTATTGCTTAATttcttaccaaagaaaaaaaaaaaaaaaaaaagatcattgtTAAGTAAAATTGCATAAATTTAGGGGAAAAGAACGCGACCCAATTGTGCCCTTTACACCAGACACAGGACGTCGGATTGAGATCCTCTGTGACCAGTGAATGTGGCGGACGTTGGTGGAGGTGGCCTCGGATGTCAACACGTCTTATGGCACGTGGATGATCAGATATGAAGCCCCTCCTTCCTTTCCTGCATACAGTCTCGTGGTTTGATGTGTTGAGCTCATTGCGCAGAGGTTGCCTGGAAGTGAGATCACGGCGGATGAAGGGTAGGTTGTCGTCGCCAAATTGACTCTATCGGTGGTGGATTGAGTCTCAAATCCGTATTATGGACAATGGGGATTGAACATTGAAGAATTTGGTTATAGAAAATCATATTACCTCACAGCTCCTAATATCGTGTTTGTTGTGTACTTTAGACTTTGAGGAGACGCTTGAGGGAGCCAATGTGGGTAGAGATTTTGTTGGAAAAGTCATTATTGGAGAGGCAGAGGAGCTTGAGTTTGCAGGAGTTGGTGATGGGGAGGATGAAGTCATTGAGGCGGTTGCCGTGGAAGCGGAGGAGGAAGTGTTGGtacagagaagagagagagtagatgGGGACTTATAGGTCCAAGGAGAGGAGATGAAACTACCGCTGCTGCAACAGACGCCGTGCCATAAGGAGCTGAAGGCGTCAATTGATGCCCAGTTGCTAACGAGGTTGTCATGGGTGTTGGTTTGTGTTCGAAATCTGATGAGTGTGGTGTCATTGATGGATCCTCCGTGGTTGCTTCGTATCAGTGACGCCGATTGCGGTGAGCCTTGGTGCtagtagggagagagagatactgtATAGTGTTGAGAGAGGaagcaaggagaagaagaagaggggctCCAGATCTGACTGTACACGTATAATAAAACACGTGTCGACATCCGAGACCACCTCCACCAACCTCCGCCACATTCACTGATCGCAGAGGATCTCGATCCGGTGCGCCTCTGGTTGGATGTTTGTGTACACAATCTCAGTAGCCCAAGTGGCTGTGAACAAAGAAATCTGCCTTAACATATTGAAAATACCATAAAATATTATATGAAATTCGTATATAATAAAATGGAATACgttaaaaattatgaaaacgCCCCTAGAGGTAAATGATGGTTAAAACCCCtaactaataaaaaaatctaaaataagggggaaaaaataaacTACATTCTGGATAAAGAGGAAAACGTTCATTTGCAAAACTAATCCTGCCCAATAGTAATTCCAATCGAATTTCATTTGTCTAGACTTTTGAATGTTCGAAATGCACCTATTATCAAAGATTTTGACCTGGCTTATGTGGAAAATTCAGACATTCTTTTTGATGTTGCAGTCACATAAAAACATGAACATTGAGGCTCAATGGCTAAATACATGGCAATTGAATCATTAGCTGAGATCATAAAATGCATATTgcgagaagaagaggaattaatACAATAGATTCAGAATCTTCAAGCCTCTCTCGTTCGGAAGAATTGAAATACATTGAAATGGTATCAGCTGCAATTAATAAGAGAAGGATTGCTCCAAAATTCCAAAATGGATTATTTCAATGGCATTTTTATCATAATTTCTACATACTTTTGACTTTTGAAATTTAAGGATTGTTCAGGCCAACAAGGATTGTCTCCAATGGGGGCCATGCATagctaaaataaaatcttcccaTTAAGGGGGAAAAAGCTCATTTTCATACCGAATTTTAGTATGATAAAATATCATATTATCAGTATATTTTTGGCCAATTTTTGAGGTCAGTTAGTCGTATTTTAACCTTGTTTACCCTTCAGGagaattttggtcatttcatttGGATAATCTCTACCATCATCTAGATAGCGAGGAGCCCAAGAGGCCTAGATATAGGGCTTTCCCGTTATCTTAAAACATGCATTCATCTTGTTCACAGACATCCTTCGGAATGACAAAATGATGTGTCAACATTTTAGTATGGGAAGACGTTTTGTGacttaaaagaagaaaacagagaatttgttgaattttaaATATTCAATTTCACCAATAAAATACGGAGGCTTACTTTACATTTGGAATTGCACAGAAAAGACTATTATCTCAGCAATGTTTAGGGAAAATTTTGCCCAGGGGACCCTTTTTGAGAA from Macadamia integrifolia cultivar HAES 741 unplaced genomic scaffold, SCU_Mint_v3 scaffold46, whole genome shotgun sequence encodes:
- the LOC122068820 gene encoding probable apyrase 6 isoform X2, with the translated sequence MRRSNARIPAVDSRTKMDSLMPQLRPNASRSDIISRIFIANTKRTKRNLWIFIALAAIFSAFCYLFVVSKGSRNSLVQKKKFGVVIDGGSTGTRIHVFKFLINEKGVPVYDFGKEGLSSLRVNPGLSSYSADPESSGDSLLDLIEFAKGRIPKDYWGDTEIRLMATAGLRRLDVNVQERIMESCRRFLSSSGFKFQNDWASVISGSDEGIYAWVAANYALGSLGGDPQQTIGIIELGGASAQVTFVSNEMLPPELSHTLKFGKFKYNLYSHSLLDFGQNAAYDSLKEMLTSRSHKLSVEFAWKGISVDPCTPSGYSHSMESWNLSADALDRKKDKYLRPLHAKGNFSECRSAALMLLQNGREKCSHQRCNLGSIFIPPLQGKFLATENFFYTSKFFGLPPRAYLSDLMLAGERFCGEDWSKLKNKYNTLEEEDLQRYCFSSAYIVALLHDSLGIALNDDRISFANEVGDIPLDWALGAFILHNTDDSDVGQTGWIATIIETAIEDNIRS
- the LOC122068820 gene encoding probable apyrase 6 isoform X1 encodes the protein MRRSNARIPAVDSRTKMDSLMPQLRPNASRSDIISRIFIANTKRTKRNLWIFIALAAIFSAFCYLFVVSKGSRNSLVQKKKFGVVIDGGSTGTRIHVFKFLINEKGVPVYDFGKEGLSSLRVNPGLSSYSADPESSGDSLLDLIEFAKGRIPKDYWGDTEIRLMATAGLRRLDVNVQERIMESCRRFLSSSGFKFQNDWASVISGSDEGIYAWVAANYALGSLGGDPQQTIGIIELGGASAQVTFVSNEMLPPELSHTLKFGKFKYNLYSHSLLDFGQNAAYDSLKEMLTSRSHKLSVEFAWKGISVDPCTPSGYSHSMESWNLSADALDRKKDKYLRPLHAKGNFSECRSAALMLLQNGREKCSHQRCNLGSIFIPPLQGKFLATENFFYTSKFFGLPPRAYLSDLMLAGERFCGEDWSKLKNKYNTLEEEDLQRYCFSSAYIVALLHDSLGIALNDDRISFANEVGDIPLDWALGAFILHNTDDSDVGQTGWIATIIGEDSSTLLSLFVVAAILIVTVWFLSKWKKPQLKTIYDLEKGRYIITRVNR